GCGCACGGGTGCGCTCGTCCACGTTGTTGAGCACGGCGTAGCGGTGCACGATCTGCGCACCGCCCGAATGGCCGGCCACCGTCACGCGCCGGACGTTGGGCAACCGTGCCGGATCGGTGACAAAGGCGATCAGGTCATCCAGCACCTGCAGCGAACTCAGGCCCGTGTAGGGTGTGTTGACGGCATTGAAACCGCCGAGCCAGCCGTCCACCGACCACGTCGGCATGCGGTCGAAACCCTTGTCGGCATCGGGCTCGCCGGGAAAGTTCGGGGCGATCAGCAGGATCTCGTCGGGGTTGCGGCCGCTGGCCTTCAGCAGCTCGGCGCCGGCGGCGTAGTAGTCGTTGCCGTTGCGCTGCCGGCCGTGCTGCACGAACACGACTTCGCGGATGCCGCGCAAGTCGCCATCGAGCGGATGGTTGGCGTAGACCGGGAAGTCATAGACGACGGCGCCGCTGCCGAGATGGACGCGCTGCCAGGCCGGGCCGCCGGCCGCAGCGGCCACCTGGACGAGTGCCACCTCCGGCGGCGCGGGCTCCGGTCCGGCGCAGGCGCTCAGGCCCAGAGCCACCATGGCGCACCATGCCAACGCCAGTCGGCGCAGTCCGCTCGGTACATCGTGCGCCATATCGCCTCCGTGGTGGACAAGGGCCCCACCCGGCCACGCGGGTGAGGCACCCCGCTGCCGCGCTCAGTCGTCGTGGTGGGCGGGCAATTCGGGGAAGAGGATCTCGGTGAAGCCGAAGCGGGTGAAATCCTGCACACGCATCGGGTACAGGATGCCCTGCAGGTGATCGCACTCGTGCTGCACCACGCGGGCATGGAAGCCCTCGGCGATGCGGTCGATGGCGTGGCCGTGCTGGTCGTAGCCGGTATAGCGCAGGCGCGTGTAGCGCGGCACCACGCCGCGCAGGCCGGGCACCGACAGGCAGCCCTCCCAGCCATCTTCCATCGCGTCGGACAGCGGCTCGATGGTGGGATTGATCAGCACCGTCTTGGGCACGGCGGGCGCATCCGGATAGCGATCGTTTCGGTCGAAGCCGAAGATGACCACCTGCAGGTCGACGCCGATCTGCGGTGCCGCCAGGCCGGCGCCGCGCGCGGCGTCCATGGTGTCGAACATGTCTTCGATCAGCGCGGTCAGCTCCGGCGTCTGGAAGCGCTGGACCGGCTTGGCCACGCGCAGCAGGCGGCTGTCGCCCATCTTCAGGATCGGTCGGATCACGCGGAATCTCCCGGCGGGTTCTGCAACAGCGCGAGCATACCGGCTTCGTCCAGAACCCGCACGCCCAGCTCCTGCGCGCGGGCGAGCTTGCTGCCCGCCTCAACGCCAGCCACAACGTAGTCGGTCTTCTTCGACACCGAGCCGGACACCTTGGCGCCGGCCGCCTCCAGCATGGCCTTGGCCTCGTCGCGGCTCAGGGTGGGCAGCGTGCCGGTCAGCACCACGGTCTTGCCGCTCAGCGCGCCTTCCTCGGCGGCCCCGGCCGGCATGGCGGCAAGCAGTTCGGCGCGCAGCGCGTCCAGCGCCCCCAGCCGGGTGCGATGGTCGTCGGCGTCCAGCCAGGCCAGCAGCGACGCCGACACGTCCGCCTGCAGGCCTTCCAGCTGCGCGGTGTCGACGTTGGCCAGTTGCGCGAGCGACGGCACCAGCGTCGCCAGCTGCTTGCTGCGGATGGCCGTCAGCTTGGGCACGCCGAGCGCGGCGTACAGTTCGGCGGGCTCCAGTTGGTCGCGCAGCTTCGCGCTGGGCGGGTGCTCGCCCTGGGGCGCCACACCGGCGGTGAGCAGGGCGTCGAGCGCCTGCTGGTTCTTCGGCTCGGCAAAGAAATCGGCGATGGCCTCGGCGACGGTCGCCCCCACGTCGGGCAAGGTCAGCAGCAGCGGCGCCGGCGCGCGGCGGACTATCGCCAGGCTGCCCAGCCAGTCGGCCAGCGTCTTGGCCGTCGATTCGCCGACATGGCGGATGCCCATCGCGAACAGGAAGCGCGCCAGCGGCGGGGTCTTGCTGGCCCGGATGCCGTCCAGCAGGTTCTCGGCCCACTTGGTGGCGATCTTGCCGGCGGCCACGGTCTCCGGGGTCACGCCGTCGCGCTCGTCGGCGCGGCGCTTCATTTCCAGGAAATCGTCGAGCGTGAGCCGGTACAGGTCGGCGATGCCGTGCACGTATTCCAGCTCGACGAGGTTGTCGATGTAGCGCTCGCCCAGGCCTTCGATGTCCATCATGCGGCGGCCGGCGAAATGGCGGATCGCCTCCTTGCGCTGCGCCGAGCAGAACAGGCCGCCCGAGCAGCGCGCCACCGCCTCGCCCTCTTCGCGCACCACGTGCGAGCCGCAGACCGGGCAACTCCTGGGCAGTTCGAACGGCGGATGCTTGGGCTGCTGCGTGGGGTTGAACAGATCGCTGCCCGGCACGTCTTCCATCGGGCGGCGCTCCAGCACCACGGCCACCACCTCGGGGATCACGTCGCCGGCGCGGCGCACGATCACGGTGTCGCCCACGCGCACGTCCTTGCGGCGGACTTCGTCTTCGTTGTGCAGGGTGGCGTTGGTGACCGTCACGCCGCCGACGAACACCGGCACCAGACGCGCCACCGGCGTGATGGCCCCGGTGCGGCCGACCTGCACGCCGATCGACTCGACCGTGGTCAGCGCCTCCTGCGCCGGGTACTTGTGCGCCACCGCCCAGCGCGGCTCGCGCGTGCGAAAGCCCAGCTCGCGCTGCAGTGCCAGCGAGTTGACCTTGTAGACCACGCCATCGATATCGAACGGCAGGCTGTCGCGCTTGGCGCCGATGGCGGCGTGGAATTGCACCAGCCCTTCCCCGCCCTTCACTGCCGCACGTTCCTTGCTGACCGGGAAACCGTAGGCGACCAGTGCATCGAGCATGCCGGAATGCGTGTCGGGCATCCCGCTCCAGCCGGCCGCCTCGCCCAGGCCATAGGCGAAGAACGACAGCGGGCGCTCGGCGGCCATCTTCGGGTCGAGCTGGCGCACCGCGCCGGCAGCGGTGTTGCGCGGGTTGACGAAGGTCTTGTCGCCGCGCTCGCGCTGGCGGGCATTGAGGCGCTCGAAATCGTCGCGCCGCATGTAGACTTCGCCGCGCACTTCGAGCACGTCGGGCACGGCGCCGCCGACGGGCCGCAGGCCGAGGGGGATCTGGCGGATGGTGCGGATGTTCTGCGTCACGTCTTCGCCGGTGGCCCCGTCGCCGCGCGTGGCGGCCTGGACCAGGAAGCCTTTCTCGTAGCGCAGGTTGATCGCCAGGCCATCGAACTTGAGCTCCGCCGCGTATTCGACGGGCGGATCGGATTCGGCCAGCCCCAGTTCGCGGCGCACGCTGGCATCGAAGTCCAGCGCGCCGCCGGCGGTGGTGTCGGTCTCGGTGCGGATCGAGAGCATCGGCACCACGTGCCGCACCGGCGCGAACTCCGGCAGCACGGCGCCGCCGACCCGCAGGGTGGGCGAATCCGGCGTCCGCAGTTCTGGGTGTTCGGCTTCCAGGGCTTCCAGCTCGCGGTAGAGCCGATCGTATTCGGCGTCCGGCACGCTGGGCTGGTCCAGCACGTAGTACTCGTGGGCGTAGCGGTTCAGCGTCGCGCGCAGCGCGGCTGCCCGCGCCTCGGGCGACGCGCCGGACGCGGGATGTTCGGTCTTGCTCATCGGTGATCGGTCAGAGGCTGAACAGGCGCACTGCCGCGCTGGAACCCGCCGGGAGGCCGCGCGCCTCGAGCTTGTCGTACAGCACGCGCAGATGCTTCTGGATGGCGATGAAGGATTGCTCGGTCAGCGGACGCAGGTTGTCGTCCACCACCTGCGCGCCCATGCGCTGCGACAGCGTGTAGGCGTATTCGCAGATCTGCTTGAACGGCTTGGCCACTTCTTCGGCCAGCGGCACGTCGAGCAGCAGCGTGATCTGGCGGCCGCCCTTGGCGGTCAGATCGTCGCGCAGGAAGTTGGTGTCGACGAACTGCAGCGTGAACAGCGCGCGCTGCACGCCGTCCGTGCCGGCATGGAAGCGCGTGAAGCGCGTGCCGTCGCGCGACAGCACCAGGCCGTCCTGCGTTGCCACGGTCTGCACATAGGCGGCGGACCACGGCGCGCCGTCGGAGATCACGCTCACGCCCAATTGCACGTCGCATTCGGAGGCAAAGGCGTCGAGCTCGCGGGCGTTGGACAGCGTCTCGTTCATCTCGGGCAGCTCAGGCGTGGCATCGGCCGCTTCGCACAGCGGGTCGATGGCGTTGATGAACTCGGAGAACTCGAGCGCGTTCAGCGGGCCGGTGCGGTTGGCCAGCTGCACGGCCACCTGCAGGTCAAGGTAGCGCTGGCCGGCACGGATGGTCTCCCATGCGTTGGCCACCGGGTTCAGGCCCTCTACGTGGATCTGCTTGGTGCCCGCGCGGCGCAGCTTGGACATCGCGGGCAGCAGGCGGTCGCCCGAGACCTCGCGATCGGGGTGCAGCGGCACGATGCAGTCGATCAGCGGATCGATCACGCCCGAGGCCGGCTCCAGCGCGCCGGGCACGTCTTCCGCGGCGCTCGCCGCCCCGGCCTCGGCCGACTCCAGCACGGCCTCCTCGCCCGACGGCGCGAGCTCGGCGCCGATCACGCCGGCTTCGGTCTCGGCGCTGCCGGTGGACGGCTGCGCCTTGAGCGGCGCCACCGGCCCGGGTTCGAGCCGGGGCTCCACGCGGCCGGTGTCATCGGCGGCGCCCGCGCCCAGCGCCGGCTCCTGGCGGTCTTTCCATGCGTCGGTGCGCACGCCTTCGTCGGCCGGCGGCTGGTACGCCTGCGGGCCGCGCGCCTTGCGGATCTGCCACTGGTTGTAGACCACGATCACCAGCACGAAGACGACGCCGGCGCCCAGCAGCGCCATGACCAGGTTGTTGTCCTGCATCACGCGGCCTCCGCCATGGTCAGGGCGGCATCCATATCCACCGCCACGATCCGGGACACGCCCTGCTCCTGCATGGTCACACCGATCAGCTGTTGCGCCATTTCCATCGCAATCTTGTTATGGGAGATAAAGACAAACTGGGTCTTGTCGGACATGCGCTTGACCATGTTGGCATAGCGCTCGGTGTTGGCGTCGTCCAGCGGCGCGTCCACCTCGTCGAGCAGGCAGAACGGCGCGGGGTTGAGCTGGAACATCGCGAACACCAGGGCGATGGCGGTCAGCGCCTTCTCGCCGCCCGACAGCAGGTGGATGGTCGAGTTCTTCTTGCCCGGCGGCTGCGCCATCACCTGCACGCCGGCGTCGAGGATCTCCTCGCCGGTCATGATCAGCTTGGCCTGGCCGCCGCCGAACAGCGTCGGGAACAGCTCGCCGAAATGGTGGTTGACCTGGTCGAACGTGCCCTGCAGCAGCGCGCGGGTCTCCTGGTCGATCTTGCGGATGGCGTCTTCCAGCGTATTGATGGCGTCCAACAGGTCGGCCGATTGCGCGTCGAGGAAGCCCTTGCGCTCGCGCGCGGCGGCCAGCTCATCGAGCGCGGCCATGTTGACCGGGCCCAGCGCGTTGATGGCGTTGTTGATGCGCGTGACTTCGCCCTGCAGGTACGACGGCTTCAGGTCGCCGCTCAGGCGTTCGGCCAGCGCGGCTTCGTCCACGTTGGCGGTGGTCAGCTGCTCGGAGAACTGTTCGCAGTTCAGGCGCGCGGCCTGCTCCTTGAGCTGCAGCTCGGTGATGCGGTCGCGCAGCGGCTGCTGGGCGCGCTCGGCGCCCAGGCGCTGCTCGTCGAACTGGCGCAGCTGCGCGGACAGCGCGTCGAGCTCGGTGCGCGCCAGCCGCAGCTTCTCTTCTTTCTCGGCGCGGCGCTCGAGCGCATCCTGCAGGCCGGTGTGGGCGGTCTGCTCGTTGATGGTCTCCAGCTCGGCGCGGGCGTTCTCCAGCGTCAGCACGATCTGCTGGGCCTGGTCGGTCGCCACCTGGATGTTGCGCTTGAGCTCGGCGATGCGGTTGTGCAGGTTGCGCTCGGCGAAGTGGGCTTCCTGCGCGGCACGCTCCAGGTCGCGCAGGCCGCTGCGCGCATCGCCCAGGCGCACCTCGAGCGCTTCGAATGCCTGCTGGCCGTCTTCGAAGCGGGCCTGCATGTCGGCGAGCGCGGCGTCGTGCTGCTCGAAGGTCGCTTCGGATTCGGCGCGGATGGCGCGCTGCTCCTCGATCTGCGCGCGGATCTCTTCCAGCTCGCCGTCGATCTGGCCGCTGCGGGCGGTGTAGCGCTCCATGGCCTGCGACAGCTTGAGCACGTCCATCTGCAGCGTATGCACGCGGCGCGTGGCCTGCTCGGCACGGGCCCGGGCCTGCACCAGCATCTGGCTGGACTGGCTGTAGGCGGCATCGGCGCGCACGGCGTCGCTCTTGGCCTCGTCGGACAACAGCATCTGCGCACGCACCTGCTTGTGCAGGTTCTCGATCTCCTGCGCGCGGGCCAGCATGCCGGCCTGCTCGGCGTCCGGCGCATACAGCTGCACCGAAGACCGGCCGACCAGGTGCCCGGCCTTGACGACGAAGGTGCCGCCCTCGGGCAGGGTCTGGCGCGCAGCCAGCGCGGCCGGCATGTCGTCGGCGAGGTAGACGTCGGCCAGCCAGTCCTGCAGCACGGCGCGGATGCCCGGCTCGGTCACCTGCACCAGCGCCATCAGCGGACGCAGCCCGGCCGGCGCATCGGCCGGGCGCGTGGCGGGCGGCGGCGCGTAGAACGCCAGCTTGGCCGGCGGCGCATCGGCGGCGAAAGCCTTGATCCAGTCGAGGTTGGAGACTTCCAGCGCGGCCAGCTTCTCGCGCAGCACGGCTTCGAGCGCCGGCTCCCAGCCCTGCTCGATCTGCAGCTTCTTCCAGAAGCGCGGCAGCTCGGCCAGGCCGTGCTTGGCCAGCCAGGGCTGGACCTTGCCGTCGGTCTGCACGCTCTCCTGCAGTTGCCTGAGCGCGGTCAGGCGGGCTTCGAGGTTGGCGATGGCGGCGGCCTCGGACTGCACGCGGTCCTGCGCGGCGCGGCGGGCTTCGTCCAGTTGCGGCAGCTGCGTCTCGGCCTCTTCCAGCGCGGCCTGCGCTTGCGCGAGGACTTCCTCCTGCTCGGCCAGCTCGGCGCGCAGCGCTTCGAGCTGCGCGTCGTCGGGCCTGTCGAGGCCGCTGGCTTCCTGCGTGAGGCGCTCGCGGCGCTGGTCGAGCTGCTGGAGCGCCTGGTCGGCGTTGCGCTGGTGGGCGGCTTCGAGCTTGAGCGCCTGCTCCGATTGCAGAATGGCGGTGCGCTGGTCGTTCAGCGCAGCCTGCGCGTCGCGCCATTGCGCTTCGAGGCCGGGCAGCTCGTCGGACTTGCGCGCGACCTCGTCCTGGGCCTGCGCGGCGCGCTCCTCGGCCATGGCGAGTTCTTCCTCGGCGGCGGCCAGATCGGCCTGGGCCTGCTCGCCCTGCGTGTGCCATTGGTCCTGCTGCGCGCTCAGCGTGGCGATCTGCTGCTGGATGCGGTTGCGCGATTCCACCACGTAGCGGATCTCGGCCTCCAGGCGGCTGACTTCGGCGTTGGCCTCGTACAGCGTGCCCTGCGCGGCGTGCATCGCGTCGGACGAGGCGTAGTGCGCGGCGCGCATGGTCTCGAGCTCGGCCTCGATATGGCGCAGCTGCGCGGTCTGCGCTTCCAGGTCGATCTGCGCCTGCTCGATGGCGCGCTGGTGGCGTTCCCGCTCGGCCAGCGCCTCGCGCTTGCGCAGCAGCCACAGCAGGTGCTGCTTCTCTTCGCCTTCGGCCTGCAGCGTTTGGAAGCGCTGCGCGACTTCGGCCTGGGCCTCGAGCTTTTCGAGGTTGGTGCCG
The sequence above is a segment of the Ralstonia nicotianae genome. Coding sequences within it:
- the def gene encoding peptide deformylase, which gives rise to MIRPILKMGDSRLLRVAKPVQRFQTPELTALIEDMFDTMDAARGAGLAAPQIGVDLQVVIFGFDRNDRYPDAPAVPKTVLINPTIEPLSDAMEDGWEGCLSVPGLRGVVPRYTRLRYTGYDQHGHAIDRIAEGFHARVVQHECDHLQGILYPMRVQDFTRFGFTEILFPELPAHHDD
- the smc gene encoding chromosome segregation protein SMC codes for the protein MRLSSIKLAGFKSFVDPTNFHVPGQLVGIVGPNGCGKSNIIDAVRWVLGESRAAELRGESMQDVIFNGSTQRKPAGRASVELVFDNAEGRAAGQWSQYAEIAVKRVLSRDGTSSYFINNQAVRRRDIQDIFLGTGLGPRAYAIIGQGMISRIIEAKPDDMRIFLEEAAGVSKYKERRRETENRLADTRENLTRVEDILRELGTNLEKLEAQAEVAQRFQTLQAEGEEKQHLLWLLRKREALAERERHQRAIEQAQIDLEAQTAQLRHIEAELETMRAAHYASSDAMHAAQGTLYEANAEVSRLEAEIRYVVESRNRIQQQIATLSAQQDQWHTQGEQAQADLAAAEEELAMAEERAAQAQDEVARKSDELPGLEAQWRDAQAALNDQRTAILQSEQALKLEAAHQRNADQALQQLDQRRERLTQEASGLDRPDDAQLEALRAELAEQEEVLAQAQAALEEAETQLPQLDEARRAAQDRVQSEAAAIANLEARLTALRQLQESVQTDGKVQPWLAKHGLAELPRFWKKLQIEQGWEPALEAVLREKLAALEVSNLDWIKAFAADAPPAKLAFYAPPPATRPADAPAGLRPLMALVQVTEPGIRAVLQDWLADVYLADDMPAALAARQTLPEGGTFVVKAGHLVGRSSVQLYAPDAEQAGMLARAQEIENLHKQVRAQMLLSDEAKSDAVRADAAYSQSSQMLVQARARAEQATRRVHTLQMDVLKLSQAMERYTARSGQIDGELEEIRAQIEEQRAIRAESEATFEQHDAALADMQARFEDGQQAFEALEVRLGDARSGLRDLERAAQEAHFAERNLHNRIAELKRNIQVATDQAQQIVLTLENARAELETINEQTAHTGLQDALERRAEKEEKLRLARTELDALSAQLRQFDEQRLGAERAQQPLRDRITELQLKEQAARLNCEQFSEQLTTANVDEAALAERLSGDLKPSYLQGEVTRINNAINALGPVNMAALDELAAARERKGFLDAQSADLLDAINTLEDAIRKIDQETRALLQGTFDQVNHHFGELFPTLFGGGQAKLIMTGEEILDAGVQVMAQPPGKKNSTIHLLSGGEKALTAIALVFAMFQLNPAPFCLLDEVDAPLDDANTERYANMVKRMSDKTQFVFISHNKIAMEMAQQLIGVTMQEQGVSRIVAVDMDAALTMAEAA
- the ligA gene encoding NAD-dependent DNA ligase LigA, encoding MSKTEHPASGASPEARAAALRATLNRYAHEYYVLDQPSVPDAEYDRLYRELEALEAEHPELRTPDSPTLRVGGAVLPEFAPVRHVVPMLSIRTETDTTAGGALDFDASVRRELGLAESDPPVEYAAELKFDGLAINLRYEKGFLVQAATRGDGATGEDVTQNIRTIRQIPLGLRPVGGAVPDVLEVRGEVYMRRDDFERLNARQRERGDKTFVNPRNTAAGAVRQLDPKMAAERPLSFFAYGLGEAAGWSGMPDTHSGMLDALVAYGFPVSKERAAVKGGEGLVQFHAAIGAKRDSLPFDIDGVVYKVNSLALQRELGFRTREPRWAVAHKYPAQEALTTVESIGVQVGRTGAITPVARLVPVFVGGVTVTNATLHNEDEVRRKDVRVGDTVIVRRAGDVIPEVVAVVLERRPMEDVPGSDLFNPTQQPKHPPFELPRSCPVCGSHVVREEGEAVARCSGGLFCSAQRKEAIRHFAGRRMMDIEGLGERYIDNLVELEYVHGIADLYRLTLDDFLEMKRRADERDGVTPETVAAGKIATKWAENLLDGIRASKTPPLARFLFAMGIRHVGESTAKTLADWLGSLAIVRRAPAPLLLTLPDVGATVAEAIADFFAEPKNQQALDALLTAGVAPQGEHPPSAKLRDQLEPAELYAALGVPKLTAIRSKQLATLVPSLAQLANVDTAQLEGLQADVSASLLAWLDADDHRTRLGALDALRAELLAAMPAGAAEEGALSGKTVVLTGTLPTLSRDEAKAMLEAAGAKVSGSVSKKTDYVVAGVEAGSKLARAQELGVRVLDEAGMLALLQNPPGDSA
- a CDS encoding cell division protein ZipA C-terminal FtsZ-binding domain-containing protein, whose product is MQDNNLVMALLGAGVVFVLVIVVYNQWQIRKARGPQAYQPPADEGVRTDAWKDRQEPALGAGAADDTGRVEPRLEPGPVAPLKAQPSTGSAETEAGVIGAELAPSGEEAVLESAEAGAASAAEDVPGALEPASGVIDPLIDCIVPLHPDREVSGDRLLPAMSKLRRAGTKQIHVEGLNPVANAWETIRAGQRYLDLQVAVQLANRTGPLNALEFSEFINAIDPLCEAADATPELPEMNETLSNARELDAFASECDVQLGVSVISDGAPWSAAYVQTVATQDGLVLSRDGTRFTRFHAGTDGVQRALFTLQFVDTNFLRDDLTAKGGRQITLLLDVPLAEEVAKPFKQICEYAYTLSQRMGAQVVDDNLRPLTEQSFIAIQKHLRVLYDKLEARGLPAGSSAAVRLFSL